One Candidatus Deferrimicrobium sp. genomic window, CTACGACGACGCCCTCGACGTCGTCGGCGTGCATTGCGTTGGCGGGACGCTCGGTGCGCTGGCCACGGGGGTGCTCGCCACCACGCTGGTCAATCCCGGCGGAGCGAACGGCCTCTTTTACGGGAACGCGAAGCTCTTCGCGATCCAGGCGCTCGCCGCCGGGGTTTCCCTCGTCTACTCCTTCGTCGTGAGCCTGATCCTCCTCAAGATCCTCGACAAGACGATGGGACTGAGGGTCGAGGAGGAGGAAGAGCGGATGGGACTGGACCTCTCGGAGCACGGGGAGGCGGGATACAACTGGTAGGCCGCGCGCCCACGAGAACGGAAAGGAATACGGAAAAGGAGAGGCCGATGAAAAAGATCGAGACGATCATCAAGCCGTTCAAGCTGGACGAGGTGAAGAAAGCGCTCAGCGAGGTGGGCGTGACCGGGATGACAGTGCTCGAGGTGAAGGGGTTTGGACGCCAGAAGGGCCACACGGAGGTTTACCGCGGTGCGGAATACGTGGTCGACTTCATCCCCAAAGTCAAGATCGAGGCGGCAGTGAACGACGAGATGGTGCCCGCGGTGGTCGAACGGATCCTGACCGCCGCCCGGACCGGAAAGATCGGCGACGGGAAGATCTTCGTCTTCGACCTCGAGGAGGTGATCCGGATCCGGACCGGGGAACGGGGCAAGGAGGCCTTGTAATCGGGGGAAGCGCCGCTTGACGTATACTAAGGAAATGGAACCGAAGGGGTCCATCCCCGTTTCCCTGTTCTTCACCTGCCTCGCCGACACTTTCTCCCCCGGGGTCTGCGACGCGACCGTGCAGGTGCTGGAACGGTTCGGGGCGACGGTGCGCGTCCCCCTCTCCCAGACGTGCTGCGGCCAGCCCGCCTTCAACTCGGGAAACCGGAAGGAGTCCCGCGCGATGGCGCGGAAGTTCCTCCTCTCCTTTCCCGACGACGGCCCCATCGTCACCCCGTCGGGGTCGTGCGCGGCGATGGTGAAGCACGGCTATCCCGTCCTGTTTCGTGACGAGCCCCGCATGCTTGCCCGCGCCCGGGCCGTCGGCGAGCGTATTTACGAGCTCTCCCAGTTCCTCGTCGACGTGCTCGGCGTGACCGACCCGAAGTCGGATTTTTCCGGAAAAGTGACGTACCACGACTCGTGCCACCTGCGGCGGGGGCTGCGGGTCGTCTCGGCCCCGCGGACGCTGCTGCGCGCCATCTCCGGCGTCGAGTTCGTCGAGATGGAGGAGAGCGACCGGTGCTGCGGCTTCGGGGGCGTCTTCTCCATCAAATACCCGCAGGTCTCCTGCAAGATGACGGAGCGCAAGGTGGAGCGGATCCTCGCGACCGGCGCGTCGTACGTCACTTCCGGGGACCTCGGGTGCCTGCTGAACATCGGCGGGCTGATCTCCCGGGTCGGGTACCCGGTGAAGGCGATCCATCTCGCCGAAATCCTCGCAGGGAAAACCGCCGGAAGGGGGGACGGCGGCTGATGGAGCTCAACGCGAACGCGTTCGGGCGAAACGCCAGGAAGGCGCTCCTCGACAAGACGCTGCAGGAAGCCCTCGGGCGGACCACGGGGCGGTTCG contains:
- a CDS encoding P-II family nitrogen regulator gives rise to the protein MKKIETIIKPFKLDEVKKALSEVGVTGMTVLEVKGFGRQKGHTEVYRGAEYVVDFIPKVKIEAAVNDEMVPAVVERILTAARTGKIGDGKIFVFDLEEVIRIRTGERGKEAL
- a CDS encoding (Fe-S)-binding protein, giving the protein MTYTKEMEPKGSIPVSLFFTCLADTFSPGVCDATVQVLERFGATVRVPLSQTCCGQPAFNSGNRKESRAMARKFLLSFPDDGPIVTPSGSCAAMVKHGYPVLFRDEPRMLARARAVGERIYELSQFLVDVLGVTDPKSDFSGKVTYHDSCHLRRGLRVVSAPRTLLRAISGVEFVEMEESDRCCGFGGVFSIKYPQVSCKMTERKVERILATGASYVTSGDLGCLLNIGGLISRVGYPVKAIHLAEILAGKTAGRGDGG